One Kryptolebias marmoratus isolate JLee-2015 linkage group LG21, ASM164957v2, whole genome shotgun sequence DNA segment encodes these proteins:
- the slc4a2b gene encoding anion exchange protein 2b isoform X2, which yields MARYQKVFVELNELTMDKNQEMQWKETARWIKFEEDVEEETDRWGKPHVASLSFRSLLELRRTISHGAVLLDLDQKTLPGIAHQVVEQMIISDQIKAEDRSNVLRALLLKHSHPSDEKEHVTHFPRNISAASLGSLIPHHHNLNHNHQPEPSVTDPLMGIGNSTADNDTRIDMDKTELQKEPTLGLGMHRSKSKHELKLLEKIPENAEATVVLVGSVDFLEQPTMAFVRLQEAVELESVLEVPVPVRFLFVLLGPPTSSMDYHQIGRSISTLMSDKQFHEAAYLADDRHDLLNAINSFLDCSIVLPPSEMGDDELLRSVARFQREMLRKREEQEVKLLAKEPKSLEDKQALLTPSKKSDDPLKRTRRLFGGLIRDVQRRYPKYISDFKDALSSQCMAAVIFIYFAALSPAITFGGLLGEKTDGLIGVSELIVSTSVQGVIFCLFGAQPLLIVGFSGPLLVFEEAFFSFCKANSIEYLTGRVWIGFWLIVIVFITVAFEGSFLVRFVSRFTQEIFSFLISLIFICETFIKLGRIFKEHPLKRCTLNNGTEGENLTQLQNNATLPGSNSTRTVEFSGEPNTALLSLVLMAGTFFIAFYLRKFRNSAFFPGRFRRMIGDFGVPIAILIMVLVDYSVEDTYTQKLSVPKGFSVTSTDKRGWLINPLGSDGKFPIWMMFACCLPALLVFILIFMETQITTLIVSKKERMLVKGSGFHLDLLLIVVLGGCSALFGLPWMAGATVRSVTHVNALTVMSKAVAPGDKPRIQEVKEQRVTGLLVAIMVGMSIVIGDLLRQIPLAVLFGIFLYMGVMSLNGIQLTERMMLLLMPPKYHPDHTYVRKVRTWRMHLFTCIQVVCLAVLWAVMSTQASLAFPFVLILTVPVKMFVLNRIFNAREMACLDADDAEPKFDERECHDEYSEMHMPV from the exons ATGGCTCGGTACCAGAAG GTGTTTGTGGAGCTGAACGAGCTGACGATGGACAAGAACCAGGAGATGCAGTGGAAGGAGACGGCTCGTTGGATCAAGTTTGAGGAAGACGTCGAGGAGGAGACGGACCGCTGGGGGAAGCCTCACGTTGCGTCGCTGTCTTTCCGCAGCTTGCTGGAGCTCAGAAGGACCATCTCCCACG GAGCGGTGCTGCTGGACTTGGACCAGAAGACCCTGCCTGGCATCGCCCACCAGGTGGTGGaacaaatgattatttctgaccagatcaAAGCCGAGGACCGATCCAACGTCCTGAGAGccctgctgctgaaacacaG TCACCCGAGCGACGAGAAGGAGCACGTTACCCATTTCCCcagaaacatctcagcagcCAGCCTCGGCAGTCTGATCCCGCACCACCACAACTTGAACCACAACCATCAGCCGGAGCCGTCCGTGACCGACCCCCTCATGGGCATCGGCAACTCCACGGCAGACAACGACACTCGCATCGACATGGACAAGACCGAGCTGCAG AAGGAACCGACTCTGGGACTGGGCATGCATCGGTCCAAGTCCAAACATGAGCTGAAGCTCCTGGAGAAAATTCCAGAGAACGCCGAGGCCACCGTGGTCCTTGTGG GCAGCGTGGACTTCTTGGAGCAGCCCACGATGGCGTTTGTGCGGCTGCAGGAGGCGGTGGAGCTGGAGTCGGTTCTGGAAGTGCCCGTCCCCGTCAGGTTCCTCTTTGTTCTGCTGGGACCTCCAACCAGCAGCATGGACTACCACCAGATTGGACGCTCCATCTCCACTCTCATGTCTGACAAG CAATTTCACGAGGCGGCGTACCTAGCAGACGACAGGCACGACCTCCTGAACGCCATCAACAGCTTCCTGGACTGCAGCATCGTGCTGCCGCCTTCAGAGATGGGAGACGACGAGCTGCTGCGCTCTGTCGCTCGCTTCCAGAGGGAGATGCTGCGCAAGAGggaagaacaggaagtgaaactgcTGGCAAAAGAGCCAAAAAGCCTTGAAGATAAAC AGGCCCTCCTCACACCTTCAAAGAAGTCGGACGACCCCTTAAAGCGCACCAGACGCCTCTTTGGCGGGCTGATAAGAGACGTCCAGCGCCGGTACCCAAAATACATCAGCGACTTCAAGGATGCGCTGAGCAGTCAGTGCATGGCTGCCGTTATCTTCATCTACTTCGCTGCTCTCTCTCCAGCCATCACATTTGGAGGTTTGCTAG GTGAGAAGACGGACGGTCTGATTGGCGTGTCGGAGCTGATCGTGTCGACGTCGGTGCAGGGCGTCATCTTCTGCTTATTCGGCGCTCAGCCGCTGCTGATTGTTGGCTTCTCTGGACCCCTGCTGGTCTTCGAAGAGGCGTTTTTCAGC ttCTGCAAAGCGAATAGTATCGAGTACCTGACGGGTCGCGTCTGGATCGGCTTTTGGCTCATCGTCATCGTCTTCATCACGGTGGCCTTTGAAGGCAGCTTCCTGGTGCGCTTCGTCTCCCGCTTCACCCAGGAAATCTTCTCCTTCCTCATCTCCCTCATCTTCATCTGCGAGACCTTCATCAAACTTGGCAGG ATTTTCAAGGAGCACCCGCTGAAACGCTGCACCCTGAACAACGGCACGGAAGGAGAAAACCTCACCCAGCTTCAGAACAACGCCACGCTTCCAGGCAGCAACAGCACGCGGACCGTAGAGTTCAGCGGAGAGCCCAACACCGCTCTGCTCTCTCTGGTTCTCATGGCGGGAACGTTCTTCATCGCTTTCTACCTGCGAAAGTTCAGGAACAGCGCCTTTTTCCCCGGGAGG TTCCGCAGGATGATCGGGGACTTTGGCGTCCCTATTGCGATCCTCATCATGGTTCTGGTGGATTATAGCGTGGAGGACACGTACACACAG AAACTGAGCGTTCCCAAAGGATTCTCTGTGACGAGCACCGACAAACGAGGCTGGCTCATCAATCCTCTGGGTTCGGATGGTAAATTCCCCATCTGGATGATGTTTGCCTGCTGTTTGCCCGCGCTGCTGGTTTTCATCCTCATCTTCATGGAGACTCAAATCACAAC CCTCATTGTCAGTAAGAAGGAGCGGATGCTGGTGAAGGGCTCGGGTTTCCACCTGGACCTCCTCCTGATCGTGGTTCTGGGCGGCTGCTCGGCTCTGTTCGGCCTGCCGTGGATGGCTGGTGCCACCGTCCGCTCGGTCACCCACGTCAACGCCCTCACCGTGATGAGTAAGGCCGTCGCCCCCGGAGACAAGCCTCGCATCCAGGAGGTGAAGGAGCAAAGGGTCACCGGGCTCCTGGTCGCCATCATGGTTG GTATGTCTATCGTGATAGGTGACCTGCTGCGTCAGATCCCCCTGGCGGTTCTGTTCGGTATCTTCCTCTACATGGGAGTGATGTCGCTCAATGGCATCCAGCTAACAGAGCGGATGATGCTGCTCCTCATGCCACCAAAGTACCACCCCGACCACACCTACGTCCGCAAA